One window of the Trifolium pratense cultivar HEN17-A07 linkage group LG2, ARS_RC_1.1, whole genome shotgun sequence genome contains the following:
- the LOC123905328 gene encoding uncharacterized protein LOC123905328 — protein sequence MIIAALHFFESSTNTFHFECGMMTPTLLDVAAITGLSPLGDTYDPSKASDTIKFDFRNKSYSKYILENRRTDNEVGAEEHVAFLTLWLSQYVFCTQSLQVAKMFIPMAIQLHECHQFNFARLILGCLYESMRDACEHLKKTGDGSTFLGAGPFWLLQLWLNATFPAELDLFLPEPYYAESRARQVEGTRLARLVPRERGLAYDVAFQQYFNAFLDLKKFKPSFAPFVDRPPGPPWFTHHFPSPPDFEEVVNNIWSAYLMPTILSCRTGLTSGDFGLVGYFPNLVSRQFGLTQILPKSIYLEEGEICLGKYGMTEPQFRSFLNHFSKPSYELTPFDFAPSHACTREFFTWWSRHYEGRLVNRAALLTAISDGFDSSILNKIKSKLNTRGSKSKAGSSNSNKPLPPPPKVELKVTSRKRSHSSEVPSSSKKQKPAQAAHSNAADEGTHVLSAIPEQANIATTQDPPHNDEPTKEKKKKKKKKDHQSSQMATPENLSPEVEAQTDTLLPPENPPPSQTDKKKKKKKKHRESPISTTAVETPAATTEAPQAFEAAFDSQDQPQDPPQDVPQGNLSPSQVAKEVIEEPIAAQHETVLEMTPSPQPVATVIPSKSPSPKPVGLPHSGTKDHTPEPNTKEANIDQRPSSENPSSNPAQMLNANEPPSIAQVDHAANLSTEQRPPFDGEHSTTNQPQPSGPSHGSGSMNAGTFDSDDSDSHTGDSFDEEGPSVSKPPPTVVLPAELVKELKDLTPADALNKLLSSHGAPSSAAIDKEDSLEQEQFGHEIRFRREILHGDMLGLLERDSSIYYNIKALFHKLQNPMTDEAMFLLVTQAEAYLEQFVIQTQLLARTNELLTSQLSAQQHHFEQASNCNAEVTRLKAASEALDQLVTCENNIAQWQYEIEALQEKIRQEGVKMEKLVAVAVDAQGAKVDELAHEGLQHYSDGLAVQKRVERLTNEKEMLQRKLVSIRNQYYQFQAANRRPPSPPQQQP from the exons ATGATTATTGCTGCTCTGCATTTCTTTGAGTCTTCTACCAACACTTTTCACTTCGAATGTGGTATGATGACTCCCACTTTACTTGATGTTGCTGCTATTACTGGGCTATCACCCCTTGGGGATACTTATGATCCCTCGAAAGCTTCTGACACCATCAAATTTGACTTTCGAAACAAGTCTTACTCCAAGTACATCCTTGAGAATCGAAGGACTGATAATGAGGTAGGTGCTGAAGAACATGTTGCTTTTTTAACCCTCTGGCTATCTCAGTATGTTTTCTGCACTCAATCTCTTCAAGTGGCCAAAATGTTTATCCCTATGGCCATTCAACTACATGAATGTCATCAATTCAATTTTGCTCGACTTATTCTAGGATGTCTTTACGAGTCCATGAGGGATGCTTGTGAGCATCTTAAGAAGACAGGTGATGGATCCACCTTCTTAGGAGCTGGCCCTTTCTGGTTGTTACAATTATGGCTGAATGCCACGTTCCCTGCAGAACTTGACCTTTTCTTGCCTGAACCATATTATGCTGAATCGCGCGCGCGCCAAGTCGAAGGCACAAGGCTGGCAAGACTGGTTCCTAGGGAAAGAGGCCTTGCTTATGATGTGGCCTTCCAGCAATACTTTAATGCTTTTCTCGacttgaagaaattcaagcCCAGCTTTGCTCCCTTTGTGGATAGGCCACCTGGCCCTCCTTGGTTTACTCATCATTTTCCTTCTCCACCAGATTTCGAAGAGGTGGTTAACAATATTTGGAGTGCCTATCTGATGCCCACAATTTTATCTTGTCGAACTGGGTTGACCTCTGGGGATTTTGGGCTAGTCGGCTACTTCCCAAACTTGGTATCTCGTCAATTTGGATTAACCCAAATACTCCCAAAGAGCATATACTTGGAGGAAGGGGAAATTTGCTTAGGAAAATATGGCATGACGGAGCCACAATTCCGTTCATTTTTAAACCACTTCAGCAAACCTTCCTATGAGCTTACTCCATTCGATTTTGCTCCTTCCCATGCCTGCACCAGGGAATTCTTCACATGGTGGTCTCGACACTACGAGGGACGCCTGGTCAATAGGGCTGCCTTGCTTACTGCTATTTCTGATGGGTTTGACTCATCTATTTTAAACAAGATCAAGTCAAAGTTGAACACCAGAG GGAGTAAGTCGAAAGCAGGTTCTAGCAACTCTAACAAACCTCTTCCTCCACCACCAAAAGTTGAGCTAAAG GTTACTTCACGTAAAAGATCACATTCAAGTGAGGTTCCTTCCTCTTCGAAGAAGCAAAAACCCGCTCAAGCTGCTCATTCGAATGCTGCAGATGAG GGCACACATGTTCTCTCGGCTATTCCTGAGCAAGCAAACATTGCCACAACACAAGATCCTCCCCACAATGATGAACCCaccaaagagaagaagaaaaagaagaaaaagaaggatcATCAGTCTAGCCAGATGGCCACTCCTGAAAATCTATCTCCTGAGGTTGAGGCACAAACAGATACTCTTCTGCCTCCTGAAAATCCTCCTCCATCACAAACagacaagaagaagaaaaagaagaagaaacacaGAGAGTCTCCCATTTCGACTACTGCTGTCGAGACTCCTGCTGCCACAACAGAAGCGCCTCAAGCATTTGAAGCTGCTTTTGATAGTCAAGACCAA cCACAAGATCCtcctcaagatgttcctcaagGTAATCTTTCTCCCAGCCAAGTGGCTAAAGAGGTGATCGAAGAACCAATTGCTGCGCAGCATGAAACTGTGCTAGAAATGACCCCATCTCCTCAGCCTGTTGCAACTGTTATTCCTAGCAAGTCACCATCACCCAAGCCTGTTGGCCTACCACATTCTGGCACAAAGGACCACACTCCTGAGCCTAACACTAAAGAAGCTAACATTGATCAAAGGCCATCATCCGAGAATCCTTCGTCAAACCCAGCTCAAATGTTAAACGCCAATGAGCCTCCATCTATTGCTCAAGTTGATCATGCTGCCAACCTTTCCACTGAGCAGAGACCACCATTCGATGGTGAGCATTCTACTACCAATCAACCCCAACCAAGTGGGCCAAGCCATGGTTCTGGTTCGATGAATGCTGGTACCTTCGACTCTGATGATAGCGACTCCCACACTGGAGATTCGTTTGATGAGGAAGGTCCCTCTGTTTCGAAACCACCTCCTACTGTTGTCCTGCCAGCTGAACTTGTTAAAGAACTGAAGGATTTAACTCCAGCAGACGCACTCAATAAACTTCTTTCAAGCCATGGTGCCCCTAGTTCTGCTGCTATAGACAAGGAGGATTCGCTCGAGCAAGAACAATTTGGGCATGAAATCAGGTTTAGGCGAGAAATTCTTCATGGGGATATGTTGGGATTACTCGAACGCGACTCTTCCATATATTACAACATTAAAGCCCTTTTTCACAAACTTCAGAACCCAATGACTGACGAAGCGATGTTCCTCTTGGTTACTCAAGCTGAAGCCTATTTAGAACAATTTGTTATCCAGACTCAACTCTTGGCCAGAACCAATGAACTTCTCACATCTCAACTTTCTGCACAACAGCACCATTTCGAACAGGCTTCGAATTGTAATGCAGAAGTTACGAGGCTTAAAGCTGCCTCTGAGGCTCTCGATCAACTGGTAACCTGTGAGAACAACATTGCCCAATGGCAATATGAGATTGAAGCGTTGCAAGAGAAAATTCGACAAGAGGGGGTCAAAATGGAGAAGCTTGTTGCAGTAGCTGTCGATGCGCAAGGAGCTAAGGTCGACGAGCTAGCACATGAGGGACTCCAGCACTACAGTGATGGCCTGGCAGTTCAGAAACGGGTTGAGCGCCTTACCAACGAGAAAGAGATGCTGCAACGTAAGTTGGTTTCCATTCGAAACCAATATTATCAATTTCAAGCCGCTAATCGAAGGCCCCCTTCGCCACCACAGCAACAACCTTAG